GTTGTTTTTTGTGGGAATGTGGTCTGTTTTGTTTTCTAATTGGCCCAGTGATTTATATATATCTTCTATTTTATACTAATTTATTAAAATGGTCTTTTAGAGAATCTTTTCGATGTCGATATTTTTTGGATAATTCTACGACGTCAAGTATTAGATTTGAATTATTATGATGAAGCAAAGTACTGATTGATCGATGGGTTATATTGAGCTTATTTTTAACATGCTTTGTTACTTTGATTCTACTTGAATTTGATTGAGATATTTTTTTCATCCATTTATCCGATGAGATTAAAAATTGGTCCAACACACCTAATTTCAGCTATCCATTTAATAACTTAGCTGGACCCGTACTAAGTGAGGATCTAGAAGGGTGTCCTATCCTCGTGTTGGTTTAGAGGACGCAGGTGCTACCTTAGGCTAAAAAATTGCTCGTGGCTCATTAGCTTACTTGACTCGTAGCCGACTCGGTTCGGCTCCAATTGCTAACGAACCGAGCAGAATTTTGTGCTCGTTAGTACACTGAGCGAGTTTGAGCCAGCTCGCGAGCTGCTTACGAGCCTAACGAGCTACGCATACATACAACAGACTTATCATCTATGCTACAGTGTTTAGAACCCTAAATTTGTGGCCCAATAGGCCCAACACGCATCAACTAAGCGAAACTCTTGTCTAAATCCCTCACCTTGTCACTCGTCAGCCCTAGCGCCCCAACCCGCTTCCACACGCCCGCACCTGCCGTTCCCACGACGGTCGCCCGCCCCCGCTCCTACCGTCCTGCGCATGCCCCAAACCGGCTCCGACCCTGCCATCGTGCCCCCAGGCCCTGCTCcctgcgccgccgtgcccccaGACCTTGCTATGCCGGCCCCTCTGCAGACGGCAGCGCCTCTCCCGCCTGGCGCCTCAAGCTCATCGCCCCCGCCCCTCCACCCCCACCCACTTGTCGCTCCAGATTTGCTCGGCCGCGCAGGCTTGCAGGCGCCGGCGCGTCGCCATGCCTCCGACCCTCTCGCTGCCTCTTTGCCCTTGCTTGTCCACTCGTCCGGACGTCTTGGTACCCACGCGGCTGCGGAGACTCGTCGGCTCCGGCACCGGTGCTggcctccgcgcgccgccgtgcccctgGCCTCCATGTTCCCCTGGGCGACGTGTTTGGCTCGTGAGCTGCCCGAGCTAGCTCGCGAGCTagaccgagccgagccgagcagTCTTTTTCTGCTCGTTAAGATAACGAGCCAAGCGAGCTGAGTCAGCTCGTTATCCAGCTCTAGTGCTACCGCACAGATGTCAGGAACATTAATTAGTTAGGACCCCAGCTGCAAGTCTCCGTAGTCAAGTTGGAGCAGGCCCCGAACACAGACTCCTAGAGGGTGATACTAGGAGCCCGTTTGGCAGGGCTCCGCGGCTCCTAAAAAAACAGCTCCAGCTCCGGCTCCTCCAATGAAGCGGCTTTTCTGGTGTAGTTGAAGCCGTTTTGAAAAAACGTTTAGCAAAGTTGTCAAATGTCCACAATACCcttattttttctatttttattttttgtttcttttttcctCTTATTTTCTTTGCTTCccatcctctctctctccttatcctcttcttccttcACCCGTTGCCTCTCCGTCCCGGCcttcgcaccgccgccgcccaacGCCCTCCCCTTGCCTCACGCTGGTCTCATGCTCCCGACACCCACCCTTTGTCTCGCGCTTCGGCCGCCCCTGACTCGtgctcccgccgcccgccgccgcccctgcctctcGCTCCCGCCATCGGGCGCCTCCACCCGCCTCGAGCTCTCGCGCCGGCCGCCTATGCCCCGCCTCAGgctcccgcgccggccccccGCCATGAGCTcccgcgccggccggccgcctccgcccgcgcgtCGAGCTCCCGCCTCGGGCCGCCTGCCTCCACCCCGCCTCGAGCTCCTACACCGGTCGACCGCCTTTGCCTGCGCGTCGAGCTCCCGCCgctggccgtcgccggcctccGCTCGCGCCACCCGGAAGCCTGTCTGGAGGTCAAAAACGGCAcgtgaggaggaggagctgtggGGAGCCTGTTTTTGTGGCTCCTCCTCCAACCGAATAGCTCTAGAGAGCGGGAATCAGGGGGCTTCGGCAGCGAAGCCGTCTTGCCCATCGTTGTTTGGGAGGGCTTCAGAGCCGTCGAGGAGCCCTTCCAAACAGGGTCTAGGTAGGTGGGCACGTGTCGCGAGGCTGACGAGCACTAATACCACTAGGTACTTGCAATGCATTGCGCTGGGGAGGTTTCAAGTGGGGAGCTAGAGCACACCGACGGCGGCCAGACGGAGCTTCAGCTGCAGCCATGCACCACCGACGACCAATCGAGAGCTAGCAATACGTACGTATGCCTTTTTGTACGTATCGCCACGATTAACATGCATGTATTTGACGCATATGTGTACAAGCTAAGTTACCTAGGAGATGAGGTATGGTACATGCACGCACGTTTGTATACGTATATGTGTATATGCACGAGATATAAATGGATAAAATGGATTCTATATACGAGCTACTCGGTTCCAAACTCTAGATATATCATTTAATTTGTATTATATATCTAAAAGAATATTAAAATAATCTATAACTTAAAATGGATGGAGTAAGATGAAAAGTGCAATGCACGCAGGTGGCAGCACACGACGGACACGAAGCGAAGAGCTTGTGCGTCGTACATCAACACATGTACGACGAGCGCATGCAGTCGATCGTCACATCAGAGCTGACGAGGCccatttcttcttcttttttgcaGGTACATGTACATGCATTGCATGGACAGACGGCAACTGCACGTCGTCGCGCTACTTTCCTCGCACATCACTAGCTCTCGTACTCAGCGGCAGGCGTATATGCATTGCATGTAGCTAGCTCGCGGCCTAGCAGTACATACATGCATGCATCTGTCTGGACAGGACACACCACACGACGAGTTTCGGCAACAACAACCCTCTTCATTGGTGCTGGACAATTTATTATTTTTTACCAGCGTCTAACCAATCGGCCTCCTGCATGTGTACGTGTCTTCGTTTCATTGTCGGTCGCTGGAGGAGAGGAAGATTATTACTGGAAGGATCCGGATCCGTGTCATCGACGGACGGATGGATCGATGTGTTCATGTTTAATTGTGTGATAATCACGCACATCTAACTCCCAAATAAACGCTCGCCGACATGACTGAATCAATGCAATGCGGtggcctccaaatgaattgaaCCACCATGCACCATGTACGTCTGTCTGTCCCCGCATACTTGGTCGTGTTAGGCGGCTCTGCCTCTCTCCATCGACGAAGATCGTCGGTCTGCTGCCCGCCCCAACTCCCAACCACCTCCTGCCGCTCTCTTAACTCCCATCGAGACCCACACCACTGCCCCATGCATGGCACCATGGACAAGGATCCACCGACTGAACGAAACTGCACACGCACACCGGGGCCATGGCCACCCACATCATCTCCTCGGCACTCATCACTCACACACCACACACTACATACAGATCAGAGGGAGAGCCTATTTAAAGACCAACATTCCCTTGCACTCTCTCATCACCAGCACTTGCTCACACTCATCATTCCCGAGCAAGCAAGCACATCCATCCACCAGCACCGTGCCCTCACCGATCACATTCACGCACAATCCAGATAGTACTATAATGGCTCGCGCTCATCAGGTCGTTGCGGTCGCCGTCGTTGCCGCCGtgctgctcgccgccgcggcgaccACCGAGGCCGCCGTCACCTGCGGGCAGGTGAGCTCCGCCATCGCCCCCTGCCTCAGCTACGCCCGCGGCACGGGCACCGGCCCCTCCGCAGCCTGCTGCAGCGGCGTCAGGAGCCTCAACTCCGCCGCCAGGACCACCGCGGACAGGCGCGCCGCGTGCACCTGCCTCAAGTCCGCCGCCTCCAGTCTCAGTGGCCTCAAAGCCGGCAACGCCGCCAGCATCCCATCCAAGTGCGGAGTCAGCATCCCCTACACCATCAGCCCATCCGTCGACTGCTCCAGGTAGGAGTAGTACGTAATTAATTAAGACATCATTACTTATACATGCCTGCTATGCATGTTCAGTAATCAAATCAATAATTACACAGACCACCGCGTGCATGCATATATATACTGTTAATCAAAACCCTTGCCctcaaaaaaaaatgaaaaaaatctAATCGAAATTATTCTTGCTGCTTCATGCAGGGTGAGCTAAACGACCACCGGAGCCGGATGGAGCTGGAGCAGCCTCGTCCACCGTGCGTGCATGGTTCCCTACATATCTATCTATGATCGAGTTCGCTCGCTTGATGAATAAAATCTCTCTGCCGTCGTCGTCTGCACTGTCATACGCTCGCATGCTAGTGCAGTGTACGTCCTCCTTGTGAGAGACGGGAGTCCGTCCGTCCTTGTTGTGTGGTCGTCTCTGCTTCGTTTTGTGTCTGCACGGTACGGTGCGCGCTAGCTCCTCCATTTCCATTTGGAGGAGACCGAGTCTCTGTACCTTGTCCACTACCTTTTAATACATACACCTCTTTTTGGTATGCTCCATGTGCTCACTTGGGCCTCTCCACCGAGTGTGCACAACAAAAAGGCCTAAAACAAGTCCATGTATCCAAGTGGGCCTTTGATTATTCCAATAAGTAGTCACTGAAAGTTTTGCATCAAGTTTTGTTGGAAGCTGGAGTTGACGAACTTGGGCAAGTCATGAATGCTTAATGAAGGGACGGTTTCCATGCCCGTAATCAACTTGTCTCTTCGATATAGGACCTCTGCAAGGGTAAATTAATCCAGCAATCTTTGATACGGCATGAGCCAACTTGTGCCAAGCTTGAGGAGCTGTCACTCGAAGGGTCAAAGAAAATCAATCAGTCCTTGAACGTGTGTAGAAACTGAAAAATATCATCGTTATGTGTTTACAACCTCAGCATCAGATTGTTCTTTTGGTGCGATGAATGTGTGCATTATCTATTATTTTTTTCATAAAATACAGTACATATGCAGATGCTCACATATACGTACGCACGCTCATCTCTACAAGAACACATACACAAATCCTACCCCTACGAGCACCTCCAAGAGACTGCGAGTCGGCGACTTGAATCCGGATGGGTAGGTTTCACCATGAAAAATTTTTATTAGTTGAGCTAGGCTCAGTTCGCTACATGAATTATCATTATTCATAAAAGTAATGTAAATTGTTCGTCCCTGGGTCCTACCTTAAACACTAGTAAAGGATGACTGCTCCTCTAGCAGTATAGGTAGGGGTAGGAAAAAGACAACCTTACACATGATCAGTCTTTGTTGTTAAGAACGAAGTACTAGAAGCATCATCATGATCTATAAGTTACAGAATGACAAATAAAATCAACGTATATAGAACCCGTGAACTAGCTAAGCGTAGGAAAAAGACAGCCTACACACATGATAAATCCTTGTTGTGATGATCCCACGATACAGATCcttctttttttctcttttaCCTAGTTAATACTTGTATGGTATCTGGGAATTGCTTACCTTCGATGATGAAGTATCACCAAAGGCGCGCTCGACAGTTATCACAGCTATTCTGTGGAACTTTGGAAGGCCAGGAATGCGTTGGTCTTCAACTCCCTGCATGCATCCTCTGCTGGTACCCTCAGGGCGACGATCTCTGCTGCTGTGCAGCTTTGGTCTCATCGATCAAGGTCCCCTGATGACCGGGTCTTCCTATACTTGTGGAGCTCTAACCTTGATATAACGTAGCTTTAGGCTCGTTTTTTCTCCTACCCCCATGCTGTAAAATCAAGATATGTATGACCTTGCATATTAATATATTTGTCCAGACTGGCTTCTTGCCTGCCGTAGCCTCTCTTAAAAAAAATACTTGTATGGTAATTCTGTAGGTTTTACAAAGGCAAAA
Above is a genomic segment from Panicum hallii strain FIL2 chromosome 8, PHallii_v3.1, whole genome shotgun sequence containing:
- the LOC112902507 gene encoding non-specific lipid-transfer protein-like → MARAHQVVAVAVVAAVLLAAAATTEAAVTCGQVSSAIAPCLSYARGTGTGPSAACCSGVRSLNSAARTTADRRAACTCLKSAASSLSGLKAGNAASIPSKCGVSIPYTISPSVDCSRVS